In Temnothorax longispinosus isolate EJ_2023e chromosome 10, Tlon_JGU_v1, whole genome shotgun sequence, a single window of DNA contains:
- the Hop gene encoding tyrosine-protein kinase hopscotch isoform X1 — protein sequence MDDDPRLSHYVYIYMASRDKPLKFAFIVGETIEYLCIKICNAFNISPLARHLFALQSYSTKLWFPCGHILEEDSEKYRFNFRLRFKPSSMDRLREIDLNAYNYYFEQVRKDVLDNKVPDIVYEKHKHELIGLGVSDMYRVMLEEELPREIVESEYKKYIPKECIKRHAFFIRKPIHNALTKLSGYDAAYVKEQYLKQFERMAPNYPYEEYTTLMDKDVPNLRAKVLLRVTIEQVKYCEIDMGTWKTICRIEDISTLSIGKNNTVLIGRRTGIPLCVQFDTKTILLSFVSALDGYYRLSVKWNFNLCSGDSSIITPSLERLQKLRCHGPVGKDFSYTKLKEKCANEPGSYILRESETEYGVYYIDVYNKDGTISSQRVMETKPDKFAMTNSARVYESLRHLISSFQNPNESIYLGKCLGFSEYDKSKLLLCASENVVNEVAADEEIITTLLQGGPRCVPWNELQVYKAIAKSDEDLTRTTTMTNLHRAIWRVAKGKKLEVIMKILKTEENNYTKEFLELVGKWSQLRSGALVRLYGITVAPTIGMLLELVNLGPLDKYLCSNSKSVLTVDMVEATVCLATALWHLEENGVIHGNIRCRNVLVHLHTDNSFIVKLGDPGLFTYTEDDIYWIPPECYTDLTSAKYSLQADIWALATTIWEIFSRGASPPKYHKTHTVKMFYKCGNRLPPPKDCPNEIYKLMLECWGKNNSISRKQPQAIMRDINQILYEVYNARRTHTYATICPKLFKEADGNNDENGSIFTEESKSNSESQTSLVTDYTSIPFDDNATEQLISYQNQDSSSDELSFYLRWLNNELYKMPVAGNGSDCGPSREDSSSKTNKSKINDKTFNSKDNSQWQRTYEINENLDVILLGRIGEGFYGEVYKGTLRRRNGKEVDSEQDVAVKKLKTQEDSENVLDFEREIKIMERLKHPNIVKILCSVDRILVMEFIQFGSLLSYLSSHRFSLAYKTLLGFALDIVAGMEYLGSMNIVHRDLAARNILVANEDRVKISDFGLAQVIAASDYYVFKTLRNIPIKWYAPESLRHNKFSTRSDVWSFGVTMYEVFSYGVDPQLSIRVSEKEISMTTITDLLNALERGHRLPCPDNCPQEIHRKLMLSCWQLNSHERPIFATLREDIEQLLCNY from the exons atggaTGACGATCCACGGCTGTCACATTATGTGTACATTTATATGGCCAGCAGGGATAAGCCGttgaaatttgcatttattgtTGGTGAAACCATCGAATACCTGTGTATAAAG ATATGCAATGCTTTCAATATAAGTCCTTTAGCAAGACACCTGTTCGCATTGCAAAGTTATTCTACGAAACTATGGTTCCCATGTGGTCACATATTGGAAGAGGACTCGGAGAAGTACAGATTCAACTTTCGCTTAAGATTCAAGCCATCCAGTATGGACAGACTGAgagaaatagatttaaatgcatataattattactttgaaCAAGTCCGCAAGGACGTGTTGGATAATAAAGTACCTGACATAGTTTATGAGAAACATAAACATGAATTGATTGGCCTAGGAGTTAGCGATATGTACAG GGTAATGCTCGAAGAAGAACTCCCACGAGAAATTGTAGAATcggaatataagaaatatatacctaAGGAATGCATAAAGAGGCACGCCTTTTTTATTAGGAAACCTATTCACAATGCACTTACGAAGTTATCTGGGTACGACGCTGCATACGTCAAGGAGCAGTATTTGAAGCAATTTGAACGCATGGCTCCGAATTATCCATATGAAGAATATACAACGTTAATGGATAAAGATGTTCCTAATCTAAGAGCTAAAGTCTTACTTAGAGTTACCATAGAGCAAGTGAAATACTGTGAGATTGACATGGGTACATGGAAAACGATTTGCAGGATAGAGGACATTTCCACTCTTTCCATAGG AAAGAACAATACTGTGTTGATTGGGAGGAGGACGGGCATACCATTGTGCGTACAATTTGACACAAAAACGATTCTGTTGTCTTTTGTATCCGCACTAGACGGATATTATCGCTTATCTGTCAAATGGAATTTTAATCTTTGCAGTGGTGACAGTAGCATTATTACGCCTTCTTTAGAAAGATTACAAAAGTTAAGGTGCCATGGACCGGTTGG gAAAGACTTCTCGTACACGAAACTCAAGGAAAAATGTGCCAACGAGCCAGGAAGTTACATACTGCGCGAAAGTGAAACCGAGTACGGCGTGTACTATATTGACGTTTACAACAAAGATGGAACTATATCTTCGCAAAGAGTGATGGAAACTAAACCTGACAAATTTGCAATGACAAACAGCGCTCGGGTGTACGAATCTCTGAGGCATTTAATTTCTTCGTTCCAAAATCCCAATGAATCAATATACTTAGGAAAATGCTTAGGATTTTCGGAATAcg acaagtcaaaattattactttgcgCTTCGGAAAACGTCGTGAACGAAGTAGCGGCAGATGAAGAGATAATCACCACTTTATTACAAGGTGGACCGCGATGCGTACCATGGAATGAGTTGCAGGTATACAAAGCGATCGCAAAGAGCGACGAGGATTTGACTCGTACAACAACAATGACGAATTTGCATCGAGCTATATGGCGAGTTGCTAAGGGCAAGAAGCTCGAAGTTATAATGAAGATACTCAAGACGGAGGAGAATAATTATACCAAAGAATTTTTGGAGTTGGTCGGCAAGTGGAGCCAATTGCGATCGGGAGCTCTAGTTAG ATTGTACGGCATAACTGTGGCTCCGACGATCGGAATGCTCCTCGAACTGGTAAACTTGGGCCCATTGGACAAGTACCTGTGCAGCAATAGCAAATCTGTGCTAACGGTCGATATGGTGGAAGCCACTGTCTGTCTGGCAACAGCCCTATGGCATCTG gaGGAGAATGGTGTAATTCATGGAAATATAAGATGCCGAAACGTTCTCGTACATTTGCATACGGATAACAGCTTCATTGTCAAGTTGGGAGATCCTGGTCTGTTCACTTATACCGAGGACGA CATATATTGGATACCGCCAGAATGTTACACGGATTTAACATCCGCAAAATACAGTCTCCAAGCAGATATATGGGCGCTGGCGACAACCATTTGGGAGATATTTTCCAGAGGAGCTTCCCCACCCAAATATCATAAAACTCATACTGTTAAAATg TTTTATAAATGTGGAAACCGATTACCTCCTCCTAAGGATTGTCCAAAcgaaatctataaattaatgttgGAATGCTGGggcaaaaataattctatatcaAGGAAACAGCCTCAGGCTATCAtgcgagatattaatcagatTCTATATGAAGTATATAATGCTCGTAGAACTCATACTTACGCTACTATATGCCCTAAGCTGTTCAAAGAAGCCGATGGAAATAACGATGAAAATGGCAGTATTTTTACAGAAGAGAGCAAATCAAATAGTGAATCACAAACAAGTTTGGTCACTGATTACACCAGTATTCCTTTCGACGATAACG cTACAGAACAGCTGATCAGCTATCAGAATCAAGACAGCAGCAGTGACGAACTATCGTTTTATCTACGTTGGCTAAACAACGAATTGTACAAGATGCCGGTTGCGGGTAACGGTAGCGATTGTGGTCCGAGCCGCGAAGATAGCTCGAGCAAAACCAACAAAAGCAAAATCAACGACAAGACTTTCAACAGCAAAGATAACTCCCAATGGCAGCGCACCTATgagataaatgaaaatttggaTGTGATCCTGCTAGGACGGATAGGTGAAGGCTTTTACGGCGAAGTGTATAAGGGTACGCTTAGGAGGCGTAACGGTAAAGAAGTTGACTCGGAACAGGATGTAGCCGTCAAGAAGCTCAAGACGCAGGAGGACTCGGAAAATGTGCTTGACTTCGAGAGGGAAATTAAAATCATGGAG agACTCAAACATCCAAATATCGTGAAGATTTTGTGCTCAGTGGACCGAATCCTGGTGATGGAGTTTATTCAATTTGGCTCGTTGCTGAGTTATCTAAGCTCGCATCGATTTAGTCTCGCATACAAAACACTGTTAGGCTTCGCCCTAGACATAGTCGCGGGCATGGAGTATCTCGGTAGTATGAACATCGTTCATCGAGATCTAGCAGCGAGAAATATTCTAGTAGCGAATGAGGATCGAGTAAAAATCAGTGATTTTGGCCTCGCGCAAGTAATAGCGGCGAGTGATTATTATGTTTTCAAAACCCTTCGTAATATACCAATTAAAtg GTACGCACCGGAGAGCTTAAGGCATAACAAATTCTCAACACGTTCAGACGTGTGGTCGTTCGGCGTGACGATGTACGAGGTTTTCAGTTACGGCGTCGACCCACAGTTGTCAATCAGAGTGAGTGAGAAAGAAATCTCAATGACGACTATAACCGACCTACTAAACGCACTGGAACGTGGCCACCGTCTTCCATGCCCAGACAACTGTCCACAAGAAATTCATAGAAAACTGATGTTATCATGCTGGCAGCTGAACAGCCATGAGAGACCAATTTTCGCTACTCTACGCGAAGACATCGAGCAACTACTCTGTAATTATTAG
- the Hop gene encoding tyrosine-protein kinase hopscotch isoform X2: protein MDDDPRLSHYVYIYMASRDKPLKFAFIVGETIEYLCIKICNAFNISPLARHLFALQSYSTKLWFPCGHILEEDSEKYRFNFRLRFKPSSMDRLREIDLNAYNYYFEQVRKDVLDNKVPDIVYEKHKHELIGLGVSDMYRVMLEEELPREIVESEYKKYIPKECIKRHAFFIRKPIHNALTKLSGYDAAYVKEQYLKQFERMAPNYPYEEYTTLMDKDVPNLRAKVLLRVTIEQVKYCEIDMGTWKTICRIEDISTLSIGKNNTVLIGRRTGIPLCVQFDTKTILLSFVSALDGYYRLSVKWNFNLCSGDSSIITPSLERLQKLRCHGPVGKDFSYTKLKEKCANEPGSYILRESETEYGVYYIDVYNKDGTISSQRVMETKPDKFAMTNSARVYESLRHLISSFQNPNESIYLGKCLGFSEYDKSKLLLCASENVVNEVAADEEIITTLLQGGPRCVPWNELQVYKAIAKSDEDLTRTTTMTNLHRAIWRVAKGKKLEVIMKILKTEENNYTKEFLELVGKWSQLRSGALVRLYGITVAPTIGMLLELVNLGPLDKYLCSNSKSVLTVDMVEATVCLATALWHLEENGVIHGNIRCRNVLVHLHTDNSFIVKLGDPGLFTYTEDDIYWIPPECYTDLTSAKYSLQADIWALATTIWEIFSRGASPPKYHKTHTVKMFYKCGNRLPPPKDCPNEIYKLMLECWGKNNSISRKQPQAIMRDINQILYEVYNARRTHTYATICPKLFKEADGNNDENGSIFTEESKSNSESQTSLVTDYTSIPFDDNEQLISYQNQDSSSDELSFYLRWLNNELYKMPVAGNGSDCGPSREDSSSKTNKSKINDKTFNSKDNSQWQRTYEINENLDVILLGRIGEGFYGEVYKGTLRRRNGKEVDSEQDVAVKKLKTQEDSENVLDFEREIKIMERLKHPNIVKILCSVDRILVMEFIQFGSLLSYLSSHRFSLAYKTLLGFALDIVAGMEYLGSMNIVHRDLAARNILVANEDRVKISDFGLAQVIAASDYYVFKTLRNIPIKWYAPESLRHNKFSTRSDVWSFGVTMYEVFSYGVDPQLSIRVSEKEISMTTITDLLNALERGHRLPCPDNCPQEIHRKLMLSCWQLNSHERPIFATLREDIEQLLCNY, encoded by the exons atggaTGACGATCCACGGCTGTCACATTATGTGTACATTTATATGGCCAGCAGGGATAAGCCGttgaaatttgcatttattgtTGGTGAAACCATCGAATACCTGTGTATAAAG ATATGCAATGCTTTCAATATAAGTCCTTTAGCAAGACACCTGTTCGCATTGCAAAGTTATTCTACGAAACTATGGTTCCCATGTGGTCACATATTGGAAGAGGACTCGGAGAAGTACAGATTCAACTTTCGCTTAAGATTCAAGCCATCCAGTATGGACAGACTGAgagaaatagatttaaatgcatataattattactttgaaCAAGTCCGCAAGGACGTGTTGGATAATAAAGTACCTGACATAGTTTATGAGAAACATAAACATGAATTGATTGGCCTAGGAGTTAGCGATATGTACAG GGTAATGCTCGAAGAAGAACTCCCACGAGAAATTGTAGAATcggaatataagaaatatatacctaAGGAATGCATAAAGAGGCACGCCTTTTTTATTAGGAAACCTATTCACAATGCACTTACGAAGTTATCTGGGTACGACGCTGCATACGTCAAGGAGCAGTATTTGAAGCAATTTGAACGCATGGCTCCGAATTATCCATATGAAGAATATACAACGTTAATGGATAAAGATGTTCCTAATCTAAGAGCTAAAGTCTTACTTAGAGTTACCATAGAGCAAGTGAAATACTGTGAGATTGACATGGGTACATGGAAAACGATTTGCAGGATAGAGGACATTTCCACTCTTTCCATAGG AAAGAACAATACTGTGTTGATTGGGAGGAGGACGGGCATACCATTGTGCGTACAATTTGACACAAAAACGATTCTGTTGTCTTTTGTATCCGCACTAGACGGATATTATCGCTTATCTGTCAAATGGAATTTTAATCTTTGCAGTGGTGACAGTAGCATTATTACGCCTTCTTTAGAAAGATTACAAAAGTTAAGGTGCCATGGACCGGTTGG gAAAGACTTCTCGTACACGAAACTCAAGGAAAAATGTGCCAACGAGCCAGGAAGTTACATACTGCGCGAAAGTGAAACCGAGTACGGCGTGTACTATATTGACGTTTACAACAAAGATGGAACTATATCTTCGCAAAGAGTGATGGAAACTAAACCTGACAAATTTGCAATGACAAACAGCGCTCGGGTGTACGAATCTCTGAGGCATTTAATTTCTTCGTTCCAAAATCCCAATGAATCAATATACTTAGGAAAATGCTTAGGATTTTCGGAATAcg acaagtcaaaattattactttgcgCTTCGGAAAACGTCGTGAACGAAGTAGCGGCAGATGAAGAGATAATCACCACTTTATTACAAGGTGGACCGCGATGCGTACCATGGAATGAGTTGCAGGTATACAAAGCGATCGCAAAGAGCGACGAGGATTTGACTCGTACAACAACAATGACGAATTTGCATCGAGCTATATGGCGAGTTGCTAAGGGCAAGAAGCTCGAAGTTATAATGAAGATACTCAAGACGGAGGAGAATAATTATACCAAAGAATTTTTGGAGTTGGTCGGCAAGTGGAGCCAATTGCGATCGGGAGCTCTAGTTAG ATTGTACGGCATAACTGTGGCTCCGACGATCGGAATGCTCCTCGAACTGGTAAACTTGGGCCCATTGGACAAGTACCTGTGCAGCAATAGCAAATCTGTGCTAACGGTCGATATGGTGGAAGCCACTGTCTGTCTGGCAACAGCCCTATGGCATCTG gaGGAGAATGGTGTAATTCATGGAAATATAAGATGCCGAAACGTTCTCGTACATTTGCATACGGATAACAGCTTCATTGTCAAGTTGGGAGATCCTGGTCTGTTCACTTATACCGAGGACGA CATATATTGGATACCGCCAGAATGTTACACGGATTTAACATCCGCAAAATACAGTCTCCAAGCAGATATATGGGCGCTGGCGACAACCATTTGGGAGATATTTTCCAGAGGAGCTTCCCCACCCAAATATCATAAAACTCATACTGTTAAAATg TTTTATAAATGTGGAAACCGATTACCTCCTCCTAAGGATTGTCCAAAcgaaatctataaattaatgttgGAATGCTGGggcaaaaataattctatatcaAGGAAACAGCCTCAGGCTATCAtgcgagatattaatcagatTCTATATGAAGTATATAATGCTCGTAGAACTCATACTTACGCTACTATATGCCCTAAGCTGTTCAAAGAAGCCGATGGAAATAACGATGAAAATGGCAGTATTTTTACAGAAGAGAGCAAATCAAATAGTGAATCACAAACAAGTTTGGTCACTGATTACACCAGTATTCCTTTCGACGATAACG AACAGCTGATCAGCTATCAGAATCAAGACAGCAGCAGTGACGAACTATCGTTTTATCTACGTTGGCTAAACAACGAATTGTACAAGATGCCGGTTGCGGGTAACGGTAGCGATTGTGGTCCGAGCCGCGAAGATAGCTCGAGCAAAACCAACAAAAGCAAAATCAACGACAAGACTTTCAACAGCAAAGATAACTCCCAATGGCAGCGCACCTATgagataaatgaaaatttggaTGTGATCCTGCTAGGACGGATAGGTGAAGGCTTTTACGGCGAAGTGTATAAGGGTACGCTTAGGAGGCGTAACGGTAAAGAAGTTGACTCGGAACAGGATGTAGCCGTCAAGAAGCTCAAGACGCAGGAGGACTCGGAAAATGTGCTTGACTTCGAGAGGGAAATTAAAATCATGGAG agACTCAAACATCCAAATATCGTGAAGATTTTGTGCTCAGTGGACCGAATCCTGGTGATGGAGTTTATTCAATTTGGCTCGTTGCTGAGTTATCTAAGCTCGCATCGATTTAGTCTCGCATACAAAACACTGTTAGGCTTCGCCCTAGACATAGTCGCGGGCATGGAGTATCTCGGTAGTATGAACATCGTTCATCGAGATCTAGCAGCGAGAAATATTCTAGTAGCGAATGAGGATCGAGTAAAAATCAGTGATTTTGGCCTCGCGCAAGTAATAGCGGCGAGTGATTATTATGTTTTCAAAACCCTTCGTAATATACCAATTAAAtg GTACGCACCGGAGAGCTTAAGGCATAACAAATTCTCAACACGTTCAGACGTGTGGTCGTTCGGCGTGACGATGTACGAGGTTTTCAGTTACGGCGTCGACCCACAGTTGTCAATCAGAGTGAGTGAGAAAGAAATCTCAATGACGACTATAACCGACCTACTAAACGCACTGGAACGTGGCCACCGTCTTCCATGCCCAGACAACTGTCCACAAGAAATTCATAGAAAACTGATGTTATCATGCTGGCAGCTGAACAGCCATGAGAGACCAATTTTCGCTACTCTACGCGAAGACATCGAGCAACTACTCTGTAATTATTAG